A section of the Candidatus Tisiphia endosymbiont of Nedyus quadrimaculatus genome encodes:
- a CDS encoding HD domain-containing protein → MEEINYWDNSQYQYCAYAERLVNELILLNTKVKQPIDIDVVKKGIYYAKKYHGSQMRQSGEPYYSHPIEVAYMVAQYTALELPQYFRTDMIVTALLHDTIEDTPLTEKMIAYIFGSQVASQVQDLTRVKPHGKISSAETLNILFQQKKHDVALIKLFDRIHNLETVGVKSSEKIKKIVEETIGTFILLAAHLETRDVENKIIQLCIDLTRKESTKPLPFGSDEYLLSLVLQNDI, encoded by the coding sequence ATGGAAGAGATAAATTATTGGGATAATTCACAATACCAGTATTGTGCATATGCTGAGAGGTTGGTTAATGAATTAATTTTGCTAAATACAAAAGTAAAGCAACCAATAGACATTGATGTAGTAAAAAAAGGCATCTACTATGCTAAAAAATATCATGGCAGTCAAATGAGACAGTCCGGCGAGCCATATTACTCGCATCCGATTGAAGTGGCGTATATGGTTGCCCAGTACACAGCACTAGAACTTCCACAATATTTCAGAACAGACATGATTGTGACTGCATTACTACACGATACCATTGAGGATACACCACTTACCGAAAAGATGATTGCTTACATCTTTGGCAGTCAAGTAGCTAGTCAAGTGCAAGACTTGACTAGGGTTAAGCCTCATGGCAAGATTAGCTCGGCGGAAACATTAAATATATTATTTCAACAAAAGAAACATGATGTAGCATTGATTAAACTTTTTGATAGAATTCACAATTTAGAAACTGTTGGTGTAAAATCTTCAGAAAAGATTAAAAAAATAGTAGAAGAAACTATAGGTACATTTATACTTCTTGCTGCCCACCTAGAAACAAGAGATGTAGAAAACAAAATAATTCAACTTTGTATAGACCTTACTAGGAAGGAATCTACAAAGCCTCTTCCCTTTGGAAGTGATGAGTATCTACTTTCTCTAGTTCTTCAAAATGATATATAG
- a CDS encoding type II toxin-antitoxin system prevent-host-death family antitoxin: MEQLNATEAKREFGVLLIKVQTEPISISRNGKPIAVIVSDKEFQELESFKEQVLKLAISAG, from the coding sequence ATGGAACAATTAAATGCAACTGAAGCAAAACGTGAGTTTGGTGTATTACTTATCAAAGTGCAAACAGAACCTATCAGCATTAGTAGAAATGGCAAGCCTATAGCTGTAATAGTTTCTGATAAAGAGTTTCAAGAATTAGAATCTTTTAAAGAACAAGTATTAAAACTTGCAATTTCTGCAGGGTAA
- a CDS encoding HD domain-containing protein, with protein MLNELILLNTKVKQPIDIDVVKKGIYYAKKYHGSQMRQSGEPYYSHPIEVAYMVAQYTALKIPKYFRTDMIVTALLHDTIEDTKLTEPMIAYIFGSQVASQVASQVQDLTRVKPHGKISSAETLNILFQQKKHDVALIKLFDRKHNLQTIGAKSLEKVKKIIEETIEHFIIISTYLEMPQISNDIITLCKNSLGIKLQSSHNYQLPSLDL; from the coding sequence TTGCTTAATGAATTAATTTTGCTAAATACAAAAGTAAAGCAACCAATAGACATTGATGTAGTAAAAAAAGGCATCTACTATGCTAAAAAATATCATGGCAGTCAAATGAGACAATCCGGCGAACCGTATTATTCGCATCCAATAGAGGTGGCTTATATGGTTGCCCAGTACACAGCCCTAAAAATTCCAAAATATTTCAGAACTGACATGATTGTTACCGCATTACTGCACGATACCATTGAAGATACAAAACTGACCGAACCTATGATTGCCTATATCTTTGGCAGTCAAGTGGCTAGTCAAGTGGCTAGTCAAGTGCAAGATTTGACTAGGGTTAAGCCTCATGGCAAGATTAGTTCGGCAGAAACATTAAATATATTATTTCAACAAAAAAAACATGATGTAGCACTGATTAAACTTTTTGATAGAAAGCATAACTTGCAAACAATTGGGGCTAAATCTCTAGAGAAAGTAAAGAAAATCATTGAGGAGACTATAGAACATTTTATAATAATCTCTACCTACCTTGAAATGCCACAAATAAGCAATGACATAATTACACTTTGTAAAAATAGTCTAGGTATCAAGTTACAGTCGAGTCATAACTACCAGTTACCTTCTCTAGATTTATGA
- a CDS encoding IS256 family transposase produces the protein MNKKTNESIKQAVDLLIDNDTDVSTILKEGGLLKELTKRLIEKALQSEMNNHLGYDKYSCADNDNARNGITSKKLISEHGAVEIEVPRDRHNTFEPAILPKRQKRFDGFDDKVLSLYAKGMSISDIKIQLQELYSVEISEGLISQITDDVMDEVKAWQSRPLEEIYPIVFFDCLVVKVRQDKRIINKAVYVALGIDLSGKKDILGLWISENEGAKFWLGNFTEMKNRGLKDILIACSDNLTGMSEAIEAVYPKTEHQLCIVHQIRNSLKYVSYKDRKQLSSDLKPIYTAVTEEQAHLALVSFEEKWNKQYPQIAKSWYNNWDNLMIFLGYPESIRKVIYTTNSVESVNSQLRKVTNNKRVFPNDNAVFKSLYLTIDYMTKKWTMPIPNWNEAMAHLMVKFEDRLNKI, from the coding sequence ATGAATAAAAAAACTAATGAATCAATAAAGCAAGCAGTAGATTTATTAATAGATAATGATACAGATGTAAGTACAATACTGAAAGAAGGAGGTTTATTAAAAGAATTGACCAAACGTTTAATAGAGAAGGCACTGCAGTCAGAAATGAATAATCATCTAGGCTATGATAAATACAGTTGTGCAGATAATGATAATGCTCGTAATGGTATAACTAGCAAAAAACTGATCTCCGAACATGGAGCTGTAGAAATAGAAGTACCAAGGGATAGGCATAATACCTTTGAACCCGCAATACTACCAAAACGCCAGAAACGTTTTGATGGTTTTGACGATAAAGTACTATCATTATATGCTAAAGGCATGAGTATATCTGATATTAAGATTCAGTTACAGGAGTTATACAGTGTTGAAATAAGTGAAGGCTTAATCAGCCAAATTACTGATGATGTAATGGATGAGGTTAAAGCTTGGCAGAGTCGACCATTAGAAGAGATATATCCGATAGTATTTTTTGATTGTTTAGTAGTAAAAGTCAGGCAAGATAAAAGGATAATCAATAAGGCAGTATATGTTGCATTAGGAATTGATTTATCTGGTAAAAAAGATATATTGGGATTATGGATCAGTGAAAATGAAGGGGCAAAATTTTGGCTCGGTAATTTTACCGAAATGAAAAATAGAGGGCTAAAAGATATACTGATTGCCTGTAGCGATAATCTTACTGGTATGTCTGAGGCAATAGAAGCAGTTTATCCAAAAACAGAACATCAATTGTGTATTGTACATCAGATTAGAAATAGTTTAAAATATGTGTCGTATAAAGATAGGAAGCAACTGTCTAGCGATTTAAAGCCGATATATACTGCAGTAACGGAAGAACAAGCCCATTTAGCTTTAGTATCTTTTGAAGAAAAATGGAATAAACAATATCCACAAATTGCCAAATCATGGTATAATAATTGGGACAATCTAATGATTTTTCTAGGGTATCCTGAGTCAATTAGAAAGGTAATTTATACAACTAATTCAGTTGAATCTGTCAATAGTCAATTGCGTAAAGTAACAAATAATAAGCGGGTTTTTCCTAATGATAATGCTGTTTTTAAAAGTTTATATTTGACAATTGACTATATGACCAAAAAATGGACTATGCCCATTCCAAACTGGAATGAAGCTATGGCTCATTTGATGGTTAAATTTGAGGATAGGCTTAACAAAATTTAA
- a CDS encoding IS110 family transposase, translating to MATTYIGVDVSKKTLSIYIPATNKAFEVTNDQQGFTTMLSTINKHYTALSELNVVFEPTGGYEHNLREFLKINKLPFATVHPNKVRSYVNSG from the coding sequence ATGGCAACAACTTATATTGGTGTGGACGTTAGTAAAAAAACTTTAAGTATCTATATACCAGCTACTAACAAGGCTTTTGAAGTTACCAATGATCAACAAGGCTTTACTACTATGCTTAGCACCATTAATAAACACTATACTGCCTTATCTGAATTAAATGTTGTCTTTGAACCTACTGGTGGATATGAACATAATTTAAGAGAATTTTTAAAAATAAATAAATTGCCTTTTGCTACAGTACACCCTAATAAAGTGCGTAGTTACGTTAATTCGGGATAA
- a CDS encoding N-6 DNA methylase, producing MLKDGYINDFATNKVVDFKKPEEKVRQEYEKILYDDYFYDKEQLDIEVSIQMGSTVKKADIVIYKNELKNRNQYSDILGIIEVKKRSRKDGLEQLTSYMQATSAVFGVWTNGEEIEYLHKNSKGEVKRDCLFNIPKKGETIEEIGNITKDKLKPVKNLKPVFRRILNTLYSNTNISRKEKLGSEMIKLIFCKIIDEKYDINSLPSFRITIEEMEAINNDKSENEEIKIVQYNKVKKRIQKLFIKVKEELGDDGIFVQNEEITLDAKSIVYVVGELEQIALLKTEKDTVGEAFETFAESKLVGEKGEFFTPREIVKLAVQIIDPSPNQTIIDPACGSGGFLIYALEHVWRKMDNNRVYKNSTDINRLKKQIAEKCFYGLDKEIDLVKICKAYMTIIGDGKSKIVQENTLHPIHEFQAKTKELITTKKDGEIELNTFDFVITNPPFGSKIKILKEDCKYFELGYQYKKEGNSFIKTNKVKETEPQELFIERCLQLLKDGGKLAIVLPETYFHAPSKKHVLDFLTKNNNIIAVVDLPHNTFRPYCNAKTCLLVLEKGKMQNNDIIMAVAEEMGHDHTGRLIYRYDSKTEMFTKEIWDDTETIRNELLAKKFNKNTFTTSSSNIINSVYVPRYYWKRKEEEIKDIANNQNFKLITIDELLKQNILQAFNGHGSPPSEYKGTGTVPYIRVADIINWEIYKNPTSLIPEHIYRKIKGKNGISLQEEDVVFVRRGSYRIGSVAMISKFDTNVLLTNEITTFRIINQHNIYNITPYYFMFAMSHSITQKQLYNKIFIDTTLPNIGDRWTELLIPIPLDKDKTLEISNKIKDTFSQKWQALEKLSILKNEFGDIIT from the coding sequence ATGTTAAAGGACGGATACATTAATGATTTTGCAACAAATAAGGTTGTAGATTTTAAAAAACCGGAAGAAAAGGTGCGTCAAGAATATGAAAAGATATTGTATGATGATTATTTTTATGACAAAGAGCAACTTGATATTGAGGTTTCAATACAAATGGGTAGTACTGTAAAAAAAGCAGATATCGTAATATACAAGAATGAATTAAAAAATAGAAACCAATATAGCGACATACTTGGTATTATTGAGGTTAAAAAGAGAAGTAGGAAAGATGGTTTAGAACAATTGACGAGTTATATGCAAGCTACTTCTGCTGTGTTTGGGGTTTGGACTAATGGAGAAGAAATTGAATATCTACATAAAAATTCTAAAGGAGAAGTAAAAAGAGATTGCTTATTTAATATACCGAAAAAAGGAGAAACAATAGAAGAGATAGGCAATATAACAAAAGATAAATTAAAACCAGTTAAAAATTTAAAACCTGTTTTTAGACGCATACTGAATACGCTATATTCTAATACAAATATTAGCAGAAAAGAAAAACTTGGAAGCGAAATGATTAAATTAATCTTTTGTAAGATTATTGATGAGAAATATGACATTAATAGTTTACCGAGTTTTAGAATAACAATAGAAGAAATGGAAGCAATCAATAATGACAAAAGTGAAAATGAAGAAATTAAAATAGTACAATATAATAAAGTTAAAAAACGGATACAAAAATTATTTATAAAAGTAAAAGAAGAGTTAGGAGATGATGGAATTTTTGTTCAAAATGAAGAAATAACACTTGATGCAAAATCAATTGTTTATGTCGTTGGTGAACTAGAGCAAATTGCATTATTAAAAACAGAAAAAGATACAGTTGGTGAAGCGTTTGAAACCTTTGCGGAAAGTAAATTGGTTGGTGAAAAAGGCGAATTTTTTACACCTAGAGAAATTGTAAAGCTTGCAGTACAAATTATAGACCCATCACCAAATCAAACCATTATAGACCCTGCCTGCGGTAGTGGTGGTTTTTTAATATATGCACTTGAACATGTTTGGAGAAAAATGGACAACAATCGAGTGTACAAAAATTCAACAGACATCAATAGATTAAAAAAACAAATTGCCGAAAAGTGTTTTTATGGATTAGATAAGGAAATAGATTTGGTTAAAATATGTAAAGCATATATGACTATCATAGGTGACGGCAAAAGTAAAATTGTTCAAGAAAATACATTGCATCCAATTCATGAATTTCAAGCAAAAACAAAAGAATTAATTACAACTAAAAAAGATGGTGAAATTGAACTAAATACTTTTGATTTTGTAATAACAAATCCACCGTTTGGTAGTAAAATCAAAATTTTAAAAGAAGACTGTAAATATTTTGAATTAGGGTATCAGTATAAAAAAGAAGGTAATAGTTTTATAAAAACTAACAAAGTAAAAGAAACCGAACCTCAGGAATTATTTATAGAAAGATGTTTGCAGTTACTAAAAGATGGAGGTAAACTTGCAATAGTTTTGCCGGAAACTTACTTTCATGCACCTTCTAAGAAGCATGTTTTAGATTTTTTAACCAAAAACAACAATATTATTGCAGTTGTAGATTTACCACATAACACCTTTAGACCTTATTGTAATGCAAAAACTTGTCTATTAGTGTTAGAAAAGGGTAAAATGCAAAATAATGATATTATAATGGCTGTTGCAGAGGAAATGGGTCATGACCACACAGGAAGATTGATTTATAGGTATGATAGTAAAACAGAGATGTTTACAAAGGAAATTTGGGATGACACAGAAACTATAAGAAATGAGTTATTAGCTAAAAAATTCAATAAAAATACTTTTACAACCTCGAGTTCTAATATCATAAATAGCGTTTATGTGCCACGCTATTACTGGAAAAGAAAAGAAGAAGAAATTAAAGATATTGCCAACAATCAAAATTTTAAATTGATTACAATTGACGAATTGTTAAAACAAAATATTTTGCAAGCATTTAATGGACACGGATCACCACCAAGTGAGTACAAGGGAACTGGAACAGTGCCATATATTAGAGTTGCCGATATAATCAATTGGGAAATTTATAAAAATCCAACTTCATTAATACCAGAACATATATATCGTAAAATCAAGGGTAAGAATGGCATATCTTTACAAGAAGAAGATGTAGTCTTTGTTCGTAGAGGAAGTTATAGAATAGGTTCGGTTGCAATGATTTCAAAATTTGATACCAATGTATTATTAACTAATGAAATTACAACTTTTAGAATTATTAATCAGCATAACATTTACAATATCACGCCATACTATTTTATGTTTGCAATGTCTCATTCGATTACACAAAAACAACTATATAACAAAATATTCATAGACACAACATTGCCAAACATAGGAGACAGGTGGACGGAGCTTTTAATACCAATCCCATTGGATAAGGATAAAACTTTAGAGATTTCAAATAAGATTAAGGATACATTTAGTCAAAAATGGCAAGCTTTGGAAAAGTTATCTATTTTAAAGAATGAGTTTGGCGATATAATAACATAA
- a CDS encoding HD domain-containing protein: MLNELILLNTKVKQPIDIDVVKKGIYYAKKYHGSQMRQSGEPYYSHPIEVAYMVAQYTTLEIPRLFRTDMIVTALLHDTIEDTKLTEPMIAYIFGNQVASQVEDLTRVKPYGKISSAETLDLLIQQKKYDVALIKVLDRKHNLQTLGAKSPEKAKKIIQETIGHFITLCAYLEIPRVEQELIKLCQQYLCVNLNPSELQKQNNRLCPKNCVNSKK, from the coding sequence TTGCTTAATGAATTAATTTTGCTAAATACAAAAGTAAAGCAACCAATAGACATTGATGTAGTAAAAAAAGGCATCTACTATGCTAAAAAATATCATGGCAGTCAAATGAGACAATCCGGTGAGCCATATTACTCGCATCCGATTGAAGTGGCTTATATGGTTGCCCAGTACACAACCCTAGAAATTCCACGATTGTTTAGAACCGACATGATTGTTACCGCATTACTGCACGATACCATTGAAGATACAAAACTGACCGAACCCATGATTGCCTATATTTTTGGCAATCAAGTGGCTAGTCAAGTAGAAGATTTGACTAGGGTTAAACCTTATGGCAAGATTAGCTCAGCGGAAACACTAGATTTATTAATTCAGCAAAAAAAATATGATGTAGCATTGATTAAAGTTCTTGACAGAAAACATAACTTGCAAACTCTAGGAGCTAAATCACCGGAAAAAGCTAAGAAGATAATTCAAGAGACAATAGGACATTTTATAACACTTTGTGCATATTTGGAAATACCAAGAGTAGAGCAAGAACTAATAAAACTTTGTCAACAATATCTATGTGTTAATCTGAACCCCTCTGAACTGCAGAAGCAAAATAATCGGCTCTGTCCAAAAAACTGTGTAAATTCGAAAAAATAG
- a CDS encoding MFS transporter, which produces MIGYQQEQRSLTREQKEAVGLLSIGTFLEYFDLMLYVHMAVLLNELFFEPTDPKTASVMSAFAFCSTYVLRPFGALLFGWIGDNYGRKHTVVITTFMMSISCIAMANLPTYAQIGITASWLVTICRIAQGLSSMGEVVGADIYVIEITKPPIQYPAVMATGSICSALGGTFALGIASLVISNGFNWRNAFWVGAGVAVIGAAARTRLRETPDFVDAKRRVKQAVIKTNQDSKIVEKSAIWKEKVNNKTALAIFFMQCSWPVCFYIAYIYCGSILKNSFHLNAEQIIHQNFIVSMIHFCSLLVLTYLSYKIYPLKILKIRLTIFLIFIISCPYLLNNAESAFDILLIQTFITVFGTTVNPAIPLCYKYLPVFKRFTYASFAYALSRAFIYIVTSFSLVYCTNFLGHWGILVIIIPASVAFIYAIYHFEELEKVDTHHFQREEAL; this is translated from the coding sequence ATGATAGGATATCAGCAAGAACAAAGAAGCCTAACTAGAGAACAAAAAGAAGCAGTTGGATTGCTTTCAATAGGAACATTCCTTGAATATTTTGATTTGATGCTTTATGTGCATATGGCTGTACTGTTGAATGAGTTGTTTTTTGAGCCTACTGATCCTAAGACAGCCTCTGTAATGTCAGCATTTGCCTTTTGTTCCACTTATGTTTTACGTCCATTTGGGGCTTTGCTATTTGGTTGGATAGGAGATAATTATGGCCGTAAGCATACTGTTGTCATAACAACTTTTATGATGTCGATTTCTTGTATTGCTATGGCTAATTTACCAACTTATGCTCAAATAGGTATTACTGCCTCTTGGTTGGTTACAATATGCCGTATAGCTCAAGGTCTATCTTCCATGGGGGAAGTAGTAGGAGCCGATATTTACGTTATTGAAATCACCAAGCCACCTATACAATACCCCGCTGTAATGGCAACTGGGTCAATTTGTAGTGCTTTAGGCGGAACTTTTGCATTAGGTATTGCATCACTTGTTATATCTAATGGTTTTAATTGGCGCAATGCTTTTTGGGTAGGAGCAGGAGTTGCAGTAATTGGAGCTGCTGCAAGAACAAGGCTTAGAGAAACTCCTGATTTTGTTGATGCAAAACGTAGGGTCAAACAAGCTGTAATCAAAACTAATCAAGATTCTAAAATTGTAGAAAAAAGTGCCATTTGGAAAGAAAAAGTTAACAATAAAACTGCCTTAGCTATATTTTTTATGCAATGTTCATGGCCAGTATGTTTTTATATTGCATATATATATTGTGGAAGTATTTTAAAAAATTCCTTTCACCTTAATGCAGAACAAATTATTCACCAAAATTTTATAGTATCGATGATACACTTCTGTAGTTTGTTAGTATTAACATATTTAAGCTATAAAATATACCCGTTAAAGATCTTAAAAATTAGACTAACAATATTCTTAATTTTTATTATATCTTGTCCATATTTACTAAATAACGCTGAATCAGCATTTGATATATTACTAATTCAAACGTTTATTACCGTATTTGGCACCACGGTAAATCCTGCAATACCACTCTGTTATAAGTATTTGCCTGTTTTTAAACGTTTTACCTACGCTAGTTTTGCATATGCTTTATCACGTGCTTTCATATATATAGTAACTTCTTTTTCACTTGTATATTGTACAAATTTCTTAGGTCATTGGGGAATTTTAGTCATTATAATTCCTGCATCTGTAGCTTTTATATATGCTATATATCATTTTGAAGAACTAGAGAAAGTAGATACTCATCACTTCCAAAGGGAAGAGGCTTTGTAG
- a CDS encoding MFS transporter, with the protein MLGNYKEQISLTKEQKEAVGLLSIGSFLEYFDLMLYVHMAILMNELFFPKTDPHTTNLLAATAVCSTFVLRPIGALIFGWIGDNIGRKTTVVITTFMMAISCFIIAVLPTYEQIGATAAWLMTMCRIMQGVSSMGEVVGAKLYLTELIQKSPMQYFVVALIMVSVSLGGVCALAIASLFTSYGFNWRMAFLVGTGIAMIGAIARTALRETPEFADAKRRIKKTFEEFTINTKSLVANPVIQEKVSKKTAISYFFMELGQPVWFYFIYIYCSNSMKNSFNFDAGQVIHHNFLVSMVDLLVVITLTFLAYKVHPLKILKTQSIIFFGLVLVYPLLLNNINTVQGIFIIQALTAVFAPSTFPANPIFYRAFPIFKRFSYASFTFAISRALMSVVTSFGIVYLIEYLGNYGLLVVMLPIITLYGIGLLHFINLEKVTGSYDSTVT; encoded by the coding sequence ATGCTAGGAAATTATAAAGAACAAATAAGCTTAACAAAAGAACAGAAAGAAGCGGTTGGGTTATTATCAATCGGTAGTTTTTTGGAATATTTTGACTTGATGCTTTATGTACATATGGCAATATTGATGAATGAGTTGTTTTTTCCAAAAACTGATCCTCATACGACAAATCTTCTTGCAGCTACTGCCGTTTGTTCGACATTTGTCTTACGTCCCATAGGTGCTTTGATTTTTGGCTGGATTGGGGATAATATTGGACGTAAAACAACAGTAGTGATAACAACTTTTATGATGGCGATTTCATGTTTTATTATAGCTGTTTTACCTACTTATGAACAAATAGGAGCTACTGCTGCTTGGTTAATGACAATGTGCCGTATTATGCAAGGTGTGTCTTCTATGGGAGAAGTGGTAGGAGCAAAACTCTATTTAACAGAACTTATTCAAAAATCACCCATGCAATATTTTGTGGTAGCATTAATAATGGTAAGTGTAAGTTTAGGTGGAGTATGTGCCTTAGCTATTGCTTCTTTATTTACTAGTTATGGTTTTAACTGGCGTATGGCCTTCTTGGTTGGAACAGGCATTGCTATGATTGGTGCAATAGCAAGAACAGCACTTAGAGAAACGCCAGAATTTGCTGACGCGAAACGACGGATAAAAAAAACTTTCGAAGAGTTTACTATAAATACAAAATCATTAGTTGCTAATCCTGTTATTCAAGAAAAAGTTAGTAAAAAAACTGCAATATCATATTTTTTTATGGAACTAGGACAACCTGTGTGGTTTTATTTTATTTATATCTATTGTAGCAATAGTATGAAGAATTCTTTTAATTTTGATGCTGGTCAAGTTATTCATCACAATTTCTTAGTTTCTATGGTAGACCTACTAGTAGTTATCACACTTACATTTTTAGCCTATAAGGTACATCCTTTAAAAATTTTAAAAACACAGTCAATAATATTTTTTGGCTTGGTTTTAGTATATCCACTTCTCCTAAATAATATTAATACTGTACAAGGTATATTTATAATTCAAGCACTAACAGCTGTATTTGCCCCTAGTACATTCCCAGCTAATCCTATTTTTTATAGAGCCTTCCCTATTTTTAAACGTTTTAGTTACGCTAGCTTTACATTTGCTATATCCCGTGCATTAATGTCTGTAGTGACTTCTTTTGGAATTGTTTACCTTATAGAATATTTGGGTAATTATGGGCTGTTAGTTGTCATGCTCCCCATAATCACATTATATGGGATTGGGTTATTACATTTCATAAATCTAGAGAAGGTAACTGGTAGTTATGACTCGACTGTAACTTGA
- a CDS encoding IS982 family transposase has translation MKKDITELYSFIDDFCKIYLEYEQRKLLPSNKQRNRCCSMSLSEMLTIIIMFHTSYAKNFKFFYKSYIECMHKDDFPKALSYNRFVELMARLFIPLNMLIHLLFGEETGIYFIDSTTIKACHNKRRYSNKVFKGLAKHSKSSMGYFYGFKLHVIINNKGEFMALKVTKGNVDDRVPVPELTKRLTGIIAADKGYIKQNLFLNLYERGLKMIHGIKKNMENKLMDLKEKILLRKRNLIETVFDYLKNKMNLEHTRHRSPINAFVHILSTLVAYSLKKNKPSTKFDFNLHVLNILIPN, from the coding sequence ATGAAAAAAGATATCACAGAATTATATAGTTTTATAGATGATTTTTGTAAAATTTATTTGGAGTATGAACAGAGAAAGTTATTACCATCAAATAAGCAGAGAAATCGCTGTTGTAGCATGAGTTTAAGTGAAATGTTAACAATAATAATTATGTTTCATACATCCTATGCTAAGAATTTTAAATTTTTCTATAAAAGTTATATAGAGTGCATGCATAAGGATGATTTCCCTAAAGCCTTGAGTTATAATAGATTTGTTGAATTAATGGCACGATTATTCATACCGCTAAATATGTTGATTCATTTGTTGTTTGGTGAGGAAACAGGTATTTATTTTATTGACTCTACAACGATTAAAGCTTGTCACAATAAAAGGCGTTATAGCAATAAAGTTTTTAAAGGATTAGCCAAACATAGTAAATCCTCTATGGGGTATTTTTATGGTTTTAAATTACATGTAATAATCAATAATAAAGGGGAGTTTATGGCATTAAAAGTGACCAAAGGCAATGTAGATGATAGGGTTCCAGTACCGGAGTTAACAAAAAGATTAACTGGAATTATAGCAGCTGATAAAGGTTATATTAAGCAAAATTTGTTCTTAAATTTATATGAAAGAGGCTTAAAAATGATTCATGGAATTAAGAAGAATATGGAAAATAAATTAATGGATTTGAAAGAAAAAATCTTACTTCGAAAGCGTAACTTAATTGAAACAGTTTTTGATTATCTAAAAAATAAAATGAACCTTGAACATACTAGACATAGATCACCAATAAATGCCTTTGTCCATATATTATCTACTCTTGTTGCTTATTCATTAAAGAAAAATAAACCTTCAACAAAATTTGATTTTAATCTACATGTTCTCAATATCCTTATCCCGAATTGA